A genomic stretch from Mycobacterium cookii includes:
- a CDS encoding LLM class F420-dependent oxidoreductase — MKIGLTLNYSGDFKEAADHVVELEKVGADIVLMPEAYSYDAVSQLGYLAAKTNTIELGSGVFPIYTRTPTLLAMTAAGLDYVSDGRFQLGIGTSGPQVIEGFHGLPFDAPLGRTREVVDICRQVWRRERVNHNGKHYQVPLPAERGTGLGKPLQLINHPVRERIPISIAALGPKNVELTAEIAESWQPIFFYPEKAKSVWGEALDAGMAKRDPELGTLDVMAGPSLAIGDDVDDRLEWLKPQLALYIGGMGAKGRNFYHNLATRYGFGEVADRIQDLYLGGNKKDAIAAVPDELVRSISLVGPRGFVAERVAAFAEAGVTTLLATPISTDRHESVRFVEQLRELVPS; from the coding sequence ATGAAAATCGGACTTACGCTGAACTATTCCGGCGACTTCAAAGAGGCCGCGGATCACGTGGTCGAGTTGGAGAAGGTCGGCGCCGACATCGTGCTGATGCCCGAGGCGTATTCCTATGACGCGGTCAGCCAGCTCGGCTACCTGGCGGCCAAGACCAACACGATCGAACTCGGCTCTGGCGTGTTCCCGATCTACACCCGCACGCCCACCCTGCTGGCGATGACGGCCGCGGGCCTGGACTACGTCTCCGACGGCCGGTTCCAGCTCGGCATCGGCACGTCCGGACCGCAGGTCATCGAGGGTTTTCACGGCCTTCCGTTCGACGCTCCGCTGGGCCGCACCCGCGAAGTGGTGGACATCTGCCGCCAGGTGTGGCGCCGCGAGCGGGTCAACCACAACGGCAAGCATTACCAAGTTCCACTGCCCGCGGAGCGCGGCACCGGGTTGGGCAAGCCGTTACAGCTCATCAATCACCCGGTACGGGAACGGATTCCGATTTCGATTGCGGCGCTGGGCCCGAAGAACGTGGAGCTGACGGCGGAGATCGCGGAGAGCTGGCAACCGATCTTCTTCTATCCCGAGAAAGCGAAGTCGGTGTGGGGCGAAGCGCTGGACGCCGGCATGGCCAAGCGTGATCCCGAGCTGGGCACTCTGGATGTGATGGCGGGCCCGTCGCTGGCGATCGGCGACGATGTCGACGACCGGCTCGAATGGCTCAAACCACAACTCGCCCTCTACATCGGCGGGATGGGGGCGAAGGGCCGCAACTTCTACCACAACCTGGCCACCCGTTACGGGTTCGGCGAGGTCGCGGACCGCATCCAGGACCTGTACTTGGGCGGCAACAAGAAGGACGCCATCGCCGCCGTTCCCGATGAGCTGGTCCGGTCGATCTCGCTGGTCGGCCCCCGCGGCTTCGTCGCCGAGCGGGTGGCGGCATTCGCCGAAGCCGGTGTCACAACGCTTCTCGCGACACCGATCAGCACGGACCGGCACGAATCCGTGCGCTTCGTCGAGCAGTTGCGCGAACTCGTGCCCAGCTGA
- a CDS encoding dienelactone hydrolase family protein yields MAKTRTLVAALTRRGPHRVLRGDLAFAGLPGAVYTPEAGFNLPGVAFGHDWLTGVGRYSGLLEHLASWGIVAAAPDTERGLAPSALHLAFDLGTALDIAAGVRLGPGKISVHHDKLGVVGHGFGGSAAVFAAAGMKVKPKAVAAIFPTVTSPPAEQPAASLRVPGVVFSAPGVAKALRSNAIELWKSWDAATLRIVNKAQPNGLAEGRRLGTAFGLGSPDRKTQKAVRALLTGYLLYALGGDKTYRDFADPDVQLPRTVALEDDAVPVTPEEKFVALLKG; encoded by the coding sequence GTGGCCAAGACCCGCACGCTCGTCGCCGCTCTGACCCGACGTGGGCCGCATCGAGTCTTGCGCGGGGACTTGGCCTTCGCGGGCTTGCCGGGCGCCGTCTACACACCCGAAGCGGGGTTCAACTTGCCCGGTGTGGCGTTCGGGCACGACTGGCTTACCGGAGTCGGGCGTTACTCGGGACTTCTGGAGCATCTGGCGTCGTGGGGCATCGTCGCGGCGGCCCCGGATACCGAGCGGGGATTGGCGCCATCGGCGTTGCACCTCGCGTTCGACCTGGGCACTGCGCTCGACATCGCCGCCGGCGTGCGGCTGGGGCCGGGCAAAATCAGCGTCCACCACGACAAACTCGGCGTCGTCGGGCATGGGTTCGGCGGCTCGGCGGCGGTGTTCGCGGCAGCCGGCATGAAGGTCAAACCCAAGGCCGTCGCGGCGATCTTCCCCACCGTCACCAGCCCGCCCGCCGAGCAGCCCGCGGCGTCACTGCGCGTGCCCGGCGTGGTGTTCAGCGCGCCGGGAGTGGCAAAGGCATTGCGGTCCAACGCGATTGAACTGTGGAAATCGTGGGACGCAGCCACGCTGCGGATCGTCAACAAAGCGCAGCCCAACGGGCTGGCCGAAGGCCGTCGACTGGGTACCGCGTTCGGTCTGGGCTCGCCGGATCGCAAGACGCAGAAGGCGGTCCGCGCACTGTTGACCGGCTATCTGCTGTACGCACTGGGCGGAGACAAGACGTACCGCGATTTCGCCGATCCCGACGTCCAACTGCCCAGAACCGTCGCGTTGGAGGACGACGCGGTACCCGTGACCCCTGAAGAGAAGTTCGTCGCCCTACTCAAGGGCTGA